Proteins from a genomic interval of Dama dama isolate Ldn47 chromosome 1, ASM3311817v1, whole genome shotgun sequence:
- the LOC133053884 gene encoding olfactory receptor 52N4-like, translating to MLKLNKTEWVPPSFILNGVPGLEDVHIWISFPFCSMYVVAMAGNCGLLYLIYSEDSLHKPMYYFLAMLSLTDLVICSSTVPKALSIFWFHLKKIGSDGCLIQMFFVHTFTGMESGVLMLMALDRYVAICYPLRYSTILTNPVIAKAGLSTFLRGVLLIIPFPFLTKRLPYCKGNVIPHTYCDHMSVAKLSCGNTKVNAIYGLIVALLIGGFDILCITVSYTMILRAVVSLSSAEARRKAFSTCTAHICAIVFSYSPAFFSFFSHRFGGHTVPPSCHIIIANVYLLLPPTMNPVVYGVKTKQIRDCVLGILSGSKNTKSQNI from the coding sequence ATGCTAAAGTTGAATAAAACAGAGTGGGTCCCACCCTCATTCATTCTGAATGGAGTCCCAGGACTGGAAGATGTGCatatttggatttccttccctttctgctcCATGTATGTTGTAGCTATGGCAGGGAATTGTGGACTCCTCTACCTCATCTACTCTGAGGACTCCTTGCACAAACCTATGTATTACTTCTTGGCCATGCTTTCCCTAACTGATCTTGTCATATGCTCTAGCACAGTCCCTAAAGCCCTCTCCATCTTCTGGTTTCATCTCAAGAAAATTGGCTCTGATGGATGCCTGATCCAGATGTTCTTCGTCCACACCTTCACAGGGATGGAGTCTGGGGTGCTCATGCTCATGGCCCTggaccgctacgtggccatctgctaCCCTCTGCGCTACTCAACTATCCTCACAAATCCCGTCATTGCAAAGGCGGGTCTCTCCACCTTTCTCAGAGGGGTGTTGCTCATcattcccttccctttcctcacCAAGCGCCTGCCCTACTGCAAAGGCAATGTAATCCCCCACACGTATTGTGACCACATGTCTGTGGCCAAGCTGTCTTGTGGAAATACCAAGGTCAATGCTATCTATGGTCTGATTGTTGCCCTCCTGATTGGAGGCTTTGACATCCTGTGCATCACAGTCTCCTACACCATGATCCTGAGGGCGGTGGTCAGCCTCTCCTCAGCAGAAGCTCGGCGGAAGGCCTTCAGCACCTGCACTGCACACATCTGTGCTATAGTTTTCTCCTACAGCCcagccttcttctccttcttttccCATCGCTTTGGGGGCCACACAGTGCCTCCCTCTTGTCACATCATTATAGCCAATGTTTATCTACTGTTGCCTCCAACTATGAATCCTGTTGTGTATGGAGTGAAAACCAAGCAGATAAGAGACTGTGTTTTAGGAATCCTTTCAGGTTCTAAGAATACCAAATCCCAAAACATTTGA